A genomic region of Streptococcus suis contains the following coding sequences:
- the galU gene encoding UTP--glucose-1-phosphate uridylyltransferase GalU: protein MKKVRKAVIPAAGLGTRFLPATKALAKEMLPIVDKPTIQFIVEEALRSGIEDILVVTGKSKRSIEDHFDSNFELEYNLKEKGKNDLLKLVDETTGIRLHFIRQSHPRGLGDAVLQAKAFVGNEPFVVMLGDDLMDITDTKAVPLTKQLMNDYEKTHASTIAVMPVPHEEVSAYGVIAPQGEGVNGLYSVETFVEKPKPEDAPSDLAIIGRYLLTPEIFEILENQKPGAGNEIQLTDAIDTLNKTQRVFAREFKGNRYDVGDKFGFMKTSIDYALQHPQVKDDLKQYLINLGKKLDTKKN from the coding sequence ATGAAAAAAGTTAGAAAAGCCGTTATCCCAGCTGCAGGTTTGGGAACACGTTTCTTGCCTGCTACTAAGGCTCTTGCCAAAGAAATGTTGCCAATCGTTGACAAGCCAACCATCCAATTTATCGTTGAAGAAGCCCTCCGTTCGGGTATTGAAGATATTTTGGTGGTCACTGGTAAGTCAAAACGTTCTATCGAAGATCACTTTGATTCAAACTTTGAATTGGAATACAACCTCAAAGAAAAAGGCAAAAATGACTTGTTGAAACTGGTTGATGAGACAACAGGCATTCGACTACACTTCATTCGTCAAAGCCATCCACGTGGACTTGGTGATGCCGTTCTTCAAGCTAAAGCATTTGTCGGGAATGAGCCTTTTGTTGTCATGCTCGGCGATGACTTGATGGACATCACAGATACAAAAGCTGTCCCATTGACCAAGCAACTCATGAACGACTATGAAAAAACACATGCTTCAACCATTGCTGTTATGCCTGTTCCTCATGAAGAAGTTTCTGCATACGGTGTTATCGCTCCACAAGGTGAAGGTGTCAACGGTCTCTATAGTGTGGAAACCTTTGTGGAAAAACCAAAACCAGAAGATGCTCCTTCTGACCTTGCTATTATCGGACGCTACTTACTCACTCCTGAAATCTTTGAGATTTTAGAAAACCAAAAACCAGGTGCCGGGAACGAGATTCAATTGACAGATGCCATTGATACTCTGAACAAAACGCAACGTGTTTTCGCTCGTGAATTCAAAGGTAACCGTTACGATGTTGGGGATAAGTTCGGTTTCATGAAAACTTCTATCGACTACGCCCTCCAACACCCTCAAGTAAAAGATGATTTGAAACAATATTTGATCAATCTTGGTAAAAAATTAGATACAAAGAAAAACTAG
- a CDS encoding rhomboid family intramembrane serine protease, whose amino-acid sequence MKNFFDKRYPVTNALLAVTALVFLLIQIFRFGQTTTAYTIFEFGGMYGQVVRYDPTQLWRLISPIFVHIGWEHFIFNSITLLGLGYQLEGLFGSRRFFLLYLLSGIMGNLFVLFFTPDVVGAGASTSLFGLFAAMALLRKFSRSPYLQVLGQRYMVLLGLNLVLGLFNPTISMAGHIGGAIGGCLVVIFLPPLVEKDLFTGRQIFFSFIGYMSLIVFLLGIFYLI is encoded by the coding sequence TTGAAGAACTTTTTTGATAAGCGCTATCCTGTGACCAATGCCTTGTTGGCAGTCACGGCTCTTGTTTTTCTTTTGATACAAATATTTCGATTTGGGCAGACCACTACAGCCTATACGATTTTTGAATTCGGTGGTATGTATGGCCAAGTGGTACGTTATGATCCGACTCAGTTGTGGCGCTTGATTTCTCCTATCTTTGTCCACATTGGTTGGGAACATTTTATCTTTAACAGCATTACCTTGCTTGGTTTGGGTTATCAATTAGAAGGACTGTTTGGGTCACGGCGCTTCTTTCTCCTCTATCTCTTGTCTGGGATAATGGGGAACCTTTTTGTTCTCTTCTTTACACCAGATGTAGTTGGCGCAGGTGCGTCGACCTCGCTCTTTGGTCTATTTGCAGCCATGGCTCTTTTGAGAAAATTTAGTCGTAGCCCTTATCTACAGGTTCTCGGTCAACGTTATATGGTCCTTTTGGGATTGAACTTGGTCTTGGGACTTTTTAATCCAACCATTAGTATGGCAGGACATATTGGAGGAGCTATTGGAGGATGCTTGGTTGTGATTTTCCTTCCACCTCTTGTGGAAAAGGATCTCTTTACAGGAAGACAGATTTTTTTCAGCTTCATTGGCTATATGAGCTTGATTGTTTTTCTACTAGGGATATTCTATTTGATATAA
- a CDS encoding 5-formyltetrahydrofolate cyclo-ligase — translation MDKKEIRQEVLQRLKALTSSQRARWSQQLTEMLLLSDTYKCSKSLGTYLSMPHEFDTSYLIEQAQKDGKQIFIPKTYSQGRMDFVEYNPDDLVKSRFGVWEPGTYSQPVDKSVVKLIHVPGLAWNQAGFRVGYGGGFYDRYLADYQGETVSTLADFQVYDFEPDVFDIPVKELLIFEELF, via the coding sequence GTGGATAAAAAAGAAATTCGGCAAGAGGTCTTGCAGAGATTGAAAGCCCTGACTAGTAGCCAGCGAGCAAGATGGAGTCAGCAACTAACAGAAATGCTCCTTTTATCTGACACCTATAAGTGCTCAAAGTCGCTTGGGACCTACCTTTCCATGCCCCATGAGTTTGACACTTCTTACCTGATTGAGCAGGCTCAAAAGGATGGCAAGCAGATTTTCATCCCTAAGACCTATTCACAAGGTCGTATGGATTTTGTAGAATATAATCCTGATGATTTGGTGAAATCTAGGTTTGGAGTTTGGGAACCTGGTACTTATTCACAACCTGTGGATAAGTCTGTGGTTAAGTTGATCCATGTTCCTGGTTTAGCTTGGAATCAAGCGGGTTTTCGAGTGGGCTATGGAGGTGGTTTTTATGATCGCTACCTAGCAGATTATCAGGGAGAGACGGTATCGACCTTGGCAGACTTTCAAGTCTATGATTTTGAACCAGATGTATTTGATATTCCAGTAAAGGAGTTGTTGATTTTTGAAGAACTTTTTTGA